The following coding sequences are from one Mytilus trossulus isolate FHL-02 chromosome 8, PNRI_Mtr1.1.1.hap1, whole genome shotgun sequence window:
- the LOC134681495 gene encoding uncharacterized protein LOC134681495 — protein MCKPIIIPEAVMKEAPRLPGQAVDDILDALSSPEKSMISVKGRISKVYLPTNKNDVMLKDISGKIKVAVWDKMVGTLDKGHLVELSKCRVKLFQAEKKLTTTSATTAVLFTSEDPQFDVSEVELNEDEPHQSMVDMPSGTIEAIFDVDPYLSCPKASCNNTKLTTVQEDADEVLKMLCKSCKGIFRGGASNSYMRATVLLVTGSEQKKVTLFSPQIKKLFESRGLDSKIEWDKMKMITKFMDVIPIEIKYSLRNNTVSKLVCKRICQ, from the exons ATGTGCAAACCAATCATAATACCAGAGGCAGTGATGAAAGAGGCTCCTAGGTTACCTGGTCAAGCAGTTGATGACATTCTAGATGCCCTGTCTTCACCAGAGAAATCTATGATTTCTGTAAAAGGAAGAATCTCAAAG gTGTATTTACCAACTAACAAGAAT GATGTGATGTTAAAGGACATATCTGGTAAAATAAAAGTAGCCGTGTGGGATAAGATGGTGGGGACTTTGGACAAAGGCCATCTTGTTGAACTGTCCAAGTGTAGGGTGAAACTCTTTCAAGCAGAAAAGAAGTTGACAACAACATCTGCAACTACTGCTGTG TTGTTCACAAGTGAGGATCCTCAGTTCGATGTCTCAGAAGTTGAGCTGAATGAAGATGAACCTCACCAGTCCATGGTTGACATGCCGTCAGGTACAATTGAAGCTATCTTTGATGTTGATCCGTACTTGTCCTGCCCAAAGGCCAGTTGTAACAATACTAAGTTGACAACAGTTCAGGAGGATGCTGACGAGGTACTCAAGATGCTTTGCAAATCTTGCAAAGGAATCTTTAGAGGAGGGGCTTCAAACAGTTATATGAGGGCAACAGTTTTATTGGTAACTGGAAGTGAACAGAAAAAAGTCACATTGTTTAGCCCTCAAATTAAAAAGCTATTTGAATCAAGAGGGTTGGACTCAAAAATCGAATGggacaaaatgaaaatgatcacAAAATTCATGGATGTTATTCCAATTGAGATCAAATACAGTCTAAGGAATAACACAGTTTCAAAACTTGTGTGCAAGCGAATATGTCAGTAA